The Arvicanthis niloticus isolate mArvNil1 chromosome 2, mArvNil1.pat.X, whole genome shotgun sequence genome includes a window with the following:
- the LOC117704551 gene encoding olfactory receptor 1J2-like, with protein sequence MATKNKTEVTEFVLLGLSSRPEMQPVIFAVVLVMYLTAVLGNTLLVLVACSDPKLQTPMYFLLSHLSLIDISLPTIIVPQMLVHILSVDRSISYNCCMTQLFFFMAVGSMEVYLLAAMAYDRYVAICDPLRYSAIVSHSLCLRITLTSWILVSLNSLLYSVLVTRLTFCGNQVTHFFCDITPLLKLSCTRPVVNEMLIFTEGVAVVGSPFFFIWGTYVRIGIAIAHMHSFAALKKALSTCSSHILVVLLFFGSLARMYLKPSSSYDLDQDRQIAVFYTLVSPMLNPLIYSLRNQDVKGALWRLFRKLHTSDWLSDKQRMRSKFMRTKG encoded by the coding sequence ATGGCCACTAAAAACAAGACAGAAGTGACTGAATTTGTGTTGTTGGGATTGTCCAGTAGGCCAGAGATGCAGCCAGTTATTTTTGCGGTTGTCCTTGTCATGTACCTGACAGCAGTTTTGGGCAATACCCTACTAGTACTAGTTGCTTGCTCAGACCCCAAGCTTCAGACCCCCATGTACTTCCTTCTCAGCCATCTTTCCTTGATTGACATATCTCTACCAACCATCATTGTTCCTCAGATGCTGGTGCACATACTCTCTGTGGATCGAAGCATTTCCTATAACTGTTGCATGACAcaactatttttctttatggcaGTGGGCAGCATGGAAGTCTACTTGCTGGCTGCCATGGCATATGACCGCTATGTTGCCATCTGTGACCCTTTAAGATACTCTGCTATTGTCAGCCATAGCCTCTGTTTGAGAATAACACTGACCTCATGGATACTAGTCAGCCTTAACAGTCTCCTGTACAGTGTGTTGGTCACTCGTCTAACCTTCTGTGGAAACCAGGTCACGCACTTCTTCTGTGACATCACTCCTCTGctgaagctctcctgtactcgACCAGTGGTCAATGAAATGTTAATCTTCACTGAGGGTGTAGCTGTGGTGGGCAGTCCCTTCTTCTTCATTTGGGGTACTTATGTTCGAATAGGTATCGCCATAGCCCACATGCACTCCTTTGCTGCCCTGAAAAAAGCTCTGTCCACATGCAGCTCCCACATTCTGGTTGTGCTGCTCTTTTTTGGCTCTTTGGCCAGAATGTACCTTAAGCCCTCGTCCAGCTATGACTTAGACCAGGATCGCCAGATTGCTGTCTTCTACACTCTCGTCTCCCCTATGTTAAATCCACTAATCTACAGCCTTAGGAACCAAGATGTTAAAGGAGCACTATGGCGGCTTTTTAGGAAACTCCATACTTCAGACTGGCTCTCAGATAAACAAAGAATGAGAAGCAAATTCATGAGAACCAAGGGTTAA